The Montipora capricornis isolate CH-2021 chromosome 3, ASM3666992v2, whole genome shotgun sequence genome includes the window TCGTCACTCGGGCATCAAGCTGCCAATAACAATCTTATCAGCGTCTTAATGAAGGTCTTATTCATTTTGTCAGTTCGATTGCCTGGTTATTGCAGATGTTGACAAAACTGTACAGACGTATTAGGCTTCAAGAAGCTTGAAATCATTACTAACCTTAACTGATGTTAATGGTTTTTCAAAGTCCTTTAAGTGATTTTTATCGCTGACCCTGGTGTCACCAAGCCTATAGGATCTCCCTCAAACACAATAGATGTTATCCTGACTTTGGAAATCAGACTCTGTTAAACATTTCCTCGGACAGACGTTTTTCAAATCGTGTGGCCTGCATCATgcaataaaacaaatatatattttcgTTGCCTTGGTTTTGCGTGACACAAGAGCGGTCAACGTCACAGGGCTACAATAATTTTagctagcctcccacgcagacactctcagggattcgtcacgcgttccaCCCCCTCAAGCGTCTGGTGAAACGAGCCGaaatttacgtagaccaatcacaacggactttCAGATTCTGGAAGTGCGGTTTAGACCCTGAGAAAACTGCAAGATGGGCTTCGTAAAATCGCTGACTTAAATTCTTAtaaaagagaaactggagcgtataaatttcatgctttggcttATAGATGTTTGCGGCTGTTCACAGATTAAGTAAGGTAGAATTTGTGTGGTTGAAACATCCCGTGCGATTCAAATTTATTTGTGACGATCGCTTGGgattgatatcatatttacatttctttcttcGCTATTTCAGTGGAGTTGTTTCGTTCGTTTCTTGTAGTCCTTCGGTTGAACTGATTTAAGGCcggtttgctttatttttcaaatcgaagaaacactgagtacgatcggttcgcaacacaaaaacattaaatcaatttttagaCACGATCATCACCAAAGCTTAAAGGTAATGGggatttttttcaagctttgttTTCGCTACTGTCCTAGTTGCGTTCATTGGGCTTGAAGGTAATGGTTGTCGTGCAGTTCAATTACACTTGCACTACTTTAATATTTGTAATTAttcgtatttatatatttccacggcgctttcaattttactagtagatgaaacgacaccataccTTTGCTAAGCACTTTCATTTTGACTCGCGACAGTGCAAATGCATAAcccaccgaggaaacaaaattaatgtttctgagGATTATTTTGAAAAGGCTTCGTCCCTTTCATGATTCATCCAAAGATTGACAATCCCAGGGAAGATCTACACAGCGCTGATGTGTGCATGCAGCCCTCCGTTGCCAAGATCTCTCTAATTTTGTATCCATACTGACCACCTCTTCCACTGTCCAATACACAAATACCTGCATTGTAGCGTACTACACATACAGCTTAAGTATTGATGCCACTAACTTGTAAGATTAACTCTCCTGGTATACTCCCATGTtacatttcctttcattttGGTGCTGAGAGTCATGTGCCTCAAGTCCTTTGCCACTCTGTATCCAGCTCTAACCTTTCGTACTACTAGGTTCAGGACCTCTCAGCCAAGAACCCAAGTGAGAGATCCTGGGAACTAAGCTGACTTTTCTGCAGATCCGCCTCAGTTCCTGATAAGCGACACTGTCCATGTGTTTGCTGCGTGCGTTGATTTTGTTCTTACCATTGAGTTTAGATTTTATGAAACGTTTGAACCACCTTATAATATTCTTTTCGCAATATGTCTTTCTCCTTCATCTTGTCCAACTCCAAGATGCCCAGATCCGTGTAACCATTACTGTTCACCGTTTTCTTTATTATCTCCATGCATTTATGAGCTTAATACCTGTACTACAACACCATGATATTTCTTAATTCCGAATTCCATGTCATGtcatgattatcattattaatattacaTTGGAacccaataaaaaaaaaaaggagaatgaCAATGCCATATGActaaagaaacatttttttttcctttggatttcaaaactaaataCTAACttacccaagttttaagttctgattttgaaaatacACCTGCttattttaacaggaattttcttatttcaaggtccgccattactaattttaaaatcttgagagagctgagtcgaggagaaaatgacgtcaaagactcccaatgcgtgtgtacgctgctgaattaatatgcagcccGGAGTTTCGGACTTTCAGACTTTTATacctgtgttttgcatatataaaaaattgcgtttacacgctgaaattttaagctagtgagtaaatgacgtcattttctctagatccaaccctctgaggtccaatcggtcagttttgaacgtgagtaatggcggaccgtgaatccaaaacttacactcaaaataaacagcctttggataaaagtcaaagctcaaaattttgccagttaggtgttaagcaaacacgctttcaaaatctgaagaaaaaagaaatgattttttgatcatagtaccacttaaaCAGATATTTTAGGCGAACTATTCAAGGGCGGTTTCATTTTTATGCCAGCCTCTCAATTAATaagcaattcatgatcaatcttttaaaatatttactaATTAAAATGACGATATTGCttgataaatttaaaattgtcctgctttttctttttgtcatcaGTGAACAGGAAGGACGGTCAATCTTCCCCTAAAGAACACAAATGTATATTTTAACAATATTTAAATCTTTTCTAGATATAAGGTGATAAAGGCTTTGTTTACTCCAGGTTTTATTGATTTCGTTGATGATACAATATGTTGCTGGCCGAATAACGGCGCCAACAattttgagaaagtagagaattgtATGACTgacgcatcctcaataaacttttaTATGGAAGCTCAGGCTAGTGTTGTCAAGATTTGAGGTTTTTGGAAATATCTCGCTTTTCGTGGCTTTTTTCGGGACAACCGCCTTAAAGCCATAACGCGTTTACATAGAACGATAGTGCTTGTACTTCATTGGCGCTTAGGCCGCAAAACCATACCcacattttattcatttttattcatcttCTTCCTGGATGATTATTTAAAACCGGTTACAACAAACCTTAAAAATTATTATGGAATGTCTGaaatttctaatattttaactGCGGAAtggaaatgaaagttagaaaatTAGGAAGTTCGCCCGagtttcagccatttgatgagggacagtctcgtgcttctcaggTTGCCTTGTTCATTCCTAAAAATAACTATAAGTAATTTATTAACTGTTTCATTCCACGAACGGGAAAGTCCTCCGATTACCATTTAATAGAGTTTTtgataagtgtcgggccacccagtcaggctaccagcaaaatacaataTTATACAGCACGTAGCATTTTAACCTTTCAAAAATTGCTCAAACTGTATGGGTAGTTCTTGCAATTCATTCACAgtcagaaaggccagagagaaacttcactcgtgaaccaccatgtttacaacactGAAAGCATCTTCggcctctgtctcgagaagaccagaagCGAGAAACGCACGGTTTTTCCGTTACGATTATGCCTGTAgattcaactgaaatgtcaattccttgtaaaaacacACAGCATCGTTTTTAGCATGGTACGTATcagagagccagaacatttacgtaTGCTCTGACGGAATgcttgaacaagagagaaaaacgcactTACTCCAAACATCTCGCCAGAGCTTCGTACTAGACAAATCATCCCAGGATTTCGGCCTGTGCGAACGCTTTCGGACGcggttggcccttcgctgcttatAGATACCGACCTTCCTCCCGGTACGGCAGTGAGGGAGAGAAATGTCAATTAAAGTTAATGTAAGATTTCGATCGCTTTAATGTTCTTCGAAAAAGTCATTGTAtttctctctcatatggtaCGCACTGGAGTCACGGTCCAAATAAGTTTGGAGAAAAGAGGTGATGGCGTCGCTAAAACTAAATTTGAGAAAATCTGgaatttgctgaaattgtctaaGAGATTACTAATACAAATATCCCCCTCGCCAAAAATCAGCGTGTCGGTGCAAATCAGTCACGAAGTAAGCGATCGTcatttgcgcatatgacgtGTCAAAACCGAGGTACGCATGCGcgtatgacgtaattcaagataGCGTTGAAAAAGCAGACGAAGGAAAAACGAAAACATTCTAAAGCTCACTCTATGCAGaggatacccaagattagaaattgcATTCTCCTGATGTCGAACGCAATTAGTTTTATGTCATACTGTTGGTGCGATAGTGGAATGCACGGTCATGAAAACATGACATTATGATGAAATTATTTCTACTTCaaatatgaatgaaaagtaatcttgacaaggaaaactttgcacttagactcgctttgaagagggggcagacatgaactcggaaatggcctatttcctCTTGTCTATATTCTCACGGGATATAATTTGAAATCGACTTCCTAACAATTTCTTTTACCAATAAGAACATCTGTGTAAGGGATAATTATTGGGGAATACAGTTGTAGGCACTTTAATCGGCATGGAAGGAAATGATGAGGCGCTTTTTTCATATCTGGAAAACTGGCTGAATCACTATGTTTACGGAAAAGAAGTCAGGTAAGAAATCGTTAAAAATAGCCAGCCTATTTATTTGCAGATCAACTGACTGGGAGTATGTAGTTCTTGCTTTTTTGTGTACTCCGTTTTTGTCCTTTGTTGTAAATGCCATGTATTATTCTTGTCGAAAGAAAATCCCGTTACCCGAATCCCGTTCAAGCTTGGAGTTTTCGGGCTTGCTTGAAACTGCTTATCTAACTGCGATGACCCTCTTAAAGTTCCATTTCAAACCTTAAAGATAACTGAACCAACACGAACACTGTTATCATTAAGAAAAACATCAATCGCATTTTGCAATGAACCTTTATTTTAAAGTTTCAAGTGCTTTATTAGCACCGTTGAAACTGTTATATCGAGACTAAAGGATTGATCTGATTTACATTTAAATATTCAAGCATTTAAAACGAAACTTTTGAGTGTAGGTGCACTTGCCAGTATACTGTTCACAGTCTATATTTAGAGGTTGTATGTTCCGAGGGTTGAACTACCGCTATTTTGCCCTGTAACTCTTACCCCAAGAGGATACCCcaccctgaaaatgggcctgaaAACCGGGCCTGGGTTCCAAGctcattttcagggcggggtaagagcgAGTCCGGAACAGGACTGTCTGAGAGGAGGGACACAGCTATCAAGGCGCAGGAATGGAGAGCATAGCTATTCTACCCTGATTGGCTCGCCGTGTATCTCGCGAGACTTCGACTGAAACGTGCAACTTAATCCAGACTTAAGTGACTTGGTCGTTCTCGTGGACATGAAACTGGTCAACACAACCCTTTGATATCAAGAGGATGTTAACCCACAGACGAAAACTGGAAGTGAGCATTTCCCATGCAGGACGGTAAGCTCTCCCATATTTTTAACTAACAGAGAAACTGAAAAATTGAACAATTTAAATGTGGTGGTGTAAagacaaacagaaaaaaaaggaaaaaaaaaacatcgtacttccggttgccgtccttCGCTCGAAAACGTCGCGTACTTGAAATCCCCATTATCTGCTCGTCATATTCACGGTTTTAGTTCCATCTGTTCTGTGACAGTATATCTTTCCAAAGGCATTTCACAGTCCTTTTGCAATCTTACATTCACAATTTCTTTACACTAGCTTTTCAAACTGAGCCGCTTGAGTATAGACcggcacgcattttgattgAATAAGGTGAAAAGAAGGGGGTTGATTGCACTGTGTGAATGACACGCCCAGAAAGACACCACCTGCACAGCGATAGGCAAGTCAGGTAAAACCGTGTCGTAGCAGAAGTAAATCAACAGATGCATCACGTGGGCGGGAAGCCAACAAACTGCAAAAGTGATAACGAGAATGACAAGCATTTTGACAGTTCTCCTGTTACGCCGTTCTCTGGTTTGGATAGCCGCCCGTGAATGGACTTCAGGTGCTTTGTGATACCAAAGCCTTCGACAGATCAAAATGTACAGTGTTGTAATAAAAGCAAGCGGTAAAACgtagagaaaaataaaaacgagTGCGAAGTAAATCTGAAAGAGTTTAAAGTGCGCAAATTCTACAGCGCAATAATTCTGTTCATCGGGTGGGTATTGTTGGCTTCTGAAGGTTATAAGATATGGGCTCATTAGAGCAAAGGAGCTGCACCAAATGAACGAATAACTTATCTTTGGATTTTTGACAAAATCTATGCGCTTGAAGGGCCATACTATACAAAAATAGCGTTCGAGCGCAATGAAAACATGCGTCAAAATCGAGGCCGCGATCGAGAGTGCCATTATGTATTGCACGATTTTGCACGTGATGTCGCCGAAAATCCCAGGGAACCATACATTTTGAAGGTACAGGAAAATCACACATAATGGCATGGAGAAGAATGTTATCAGCAGGTCGGCCACTGCCATATTCGCCAGTAGCACATTGGTTGTTGTCCTTAATTCGCGTGTCTTAAAAGTGACGTAGATCATTACCGTGTTGCCCAGCAACGAAACCAAGAACACTATGGCGTAAACAATCGTCATTCCAATTTGAAGATCCAGCGCAATATAAAGGCTAACACCTTGACTGGCACTGCTTCCATTCGAACCTGGAAATCAATAAATTAAGCTAAAATTAAGGTGTATAAAGGCCAGGCACAAGGCttcttcaacatttgcttcaacatcccttCGATTTGTTGTTTCAAAACTAATTTTCAACAGTTGTAAAAATTAGGTACGTAATTTAAGCCCtgttcaaacggtcatgatagttgatgatagttgatgatagtttaaactatcattcactatcattgactatcatgtttgcgatcaaacggtccatgatagttcatgatagttgacgAAATCGCGCAATGTGCTGGCGTAGCTAACTGGTACCTAGTCTCCTACCGCGCGCGAttgtaaacaaatatggcggggaTTTGAATTTCGTGACGAAAATGGCTGTGTATCAGCCGAGAAGAGCAGCTATTGCCAGTTCTTTCTTCGCTTTTCCAGTTACATCCCGATTGTGGTAGTCATCGCAAAAAATGttccacaaacatggccgtgcCTCGTACTCATCTATTAGGTTGCATATCAAACTACTACTCCACTTCTCGTTGTctggttttttagcttttttagcttttctcactttctcgCTTTCAGCGTCACTGTCGTCCGAATATTcgtccaaattattgttttgttgttcctcACAGGACGATGGCAAACTTGCGGTAGCCATATTGCATTGAGCCCGCCTTGGTTACCCCCgctgaccgaaaaactatcatgcactatcatccgctcggtcaaacggaaaaaactatcatgaactatcatgtcgaatttgaacatgtccaaactgcatgatagttgatgatagttgatgatagtgaatgatagttcgtgttcaaacgtgcgtgatagttgaaactatcatcaactatcatcaactatcatgaccgtttgaacgggcctTTACACTTCTGGTTTGGCTCCGAAATGCTTTCAAGAAGGTCTCTCTATCTCTAACCAGTCGCtacaaaagaacctttgttaattaccatcagaaacccataacggttgaaacgtgta containing:
- the LOC138040800 gene encoding QRFP-like peptide receptor; translated protein: MATASLPSSCEEQQNNNLDEYSDDSDAESEKVRKAKKAKKPDNEKWSSSLICNLIDEYEARPCSNGSSASQGVSLYIALDLQIGMTIVYAIVFLVSLLGNTVMIYVTFKTRELRTTTNVLLANMAVADLLITFFSMPLCVIFLYLQNVWFPGIFGDITCKIVQYIMALSIAASILTHVFIALERYFCIVWPFKRIDFVKNPKISYSFIWCSSFALMSPYLITFRSQQYPPDEQNYCAVEFAHFKLFQIYFALVFIFLYVLPLAFITTLYILICRRLWYHKAPEVHSRAAIQTRERRNRRTVKMLVILVITFAVCWLPAHVMHLLIYFCYDTVLPDLPIAVQVVSFWACHSHSAINPLLFTLFNQNACRSILKRLSLKS